In Erigeron canadensis isolate Cc75 chromosome 7, C_canadensis_v1, whole genome shotgun sequence, one DNA window encodes the following:
- the LOC122608038 gene encoding vacuolar-sorting receptor 2-like, with product MREGKLWVTFCGMILLMCESTLGRFVVEKNSLRVTSPQNLKDTYECAIGNFGVPQYGGTLAGAVLYPKSNHKACRSFTDDVSFNFKSGAGLPVFLLVDRGDCYFTLKAWNAQKAGAAAILVADDRPEPLITMDTPEEGHARSNYLQNISIPSALISQSLGEAIKKALNKPEMVKVNLDWREALPHPDDRVEYEFWTNSNDECGPKCDTQKKFLKDFKGVAQILEKKGYTQFTPHYITWYCPEAFILSKQCKSQCINNGRYCAPDPEEDFNRGYDGKDVVVQNLRQACFYKVANESGKPWLWWDYVTDFAIRCPMREEKYNKECAEDVIASLGVDVKKIKECVGDTEADVENAVLKAEQEAQIGKGPRGDVTILPTLIINNRQFRGKLDKGTVLKAICSGFEETTEPVICLREGIETNECMENNGGCWIDKSTNITACRDTFRGRVCQCPIVQGVKFHGDGYKHCEATGALRCGLHNGGCWKDSQQGVTYSACIDKHTKGCKCPPGFRGDGVKICEDIDECEEKMACQCPECRCKNTWGSYECRCGGNLLYIREHDLCISKDAKPGVGWGFVWLIILGLAVAGGVGYAFYKYRIRTYMDSEIRAIMAQYMPLDNQAELSSNASHGNV from the exons ATGAGGGAAGGCAAATTATGGGTCACATTTTGTGGTATGATCTTGCTGATGTGTGAATCAACATTGGGTCGATTTGTGGTTGAAAAGAATAGTTTGCGGGTGACTTCACCACAAAATCTAAAAGATACTTACGAATGTGCAATTGGTAATTTTGGTGTTCCTCAATATGGAGGAACATTAGCTGGTGCCGTTCTTTATCCGAAGTCTAATCACAAGGCTTGCAGGAGTTTCACTGATGatgtttcttttaatttcaaatCTGGTGCCGGGCTTCCTGTTTTTCTTCTTGTTGATCGTGGCG ACTGCTATTTTACCTTGAAGGCATGGAATGCACAGAAAGCCGGAGCTGCAGCCATTCTTGTTGCAGATGACAGGCCCGAACCATTGATCACCATGGACACACCTGAAGAAGGACATGCAAGATCTAACTACTTACAAAACATATCCATTCCATCAGCACTCATAAGTCAATCACTTGGAGAAGCCATAAAAAAAGCTTTAAATAAACCCGAAATGGTGAAAGTTAATCTTGATTGGAGAGAAGCTCTGCCGCACCCTGATGACCGAGTTGAGTATGAGTTTTGGACAAATAGCAATGATGAATGTGGGCCAAAATGTGACACtcaaaaaaagtttttgaaagatTTCAAAGGAGTGGCTCAAATATTAGAGAAAAAAGGCTACACTCAGTTTACACCACATTATATTACTTGGTATTGCCCTGAGGCTTTTATTTTAAGCAAACAATGCAAGTCTCAATGTATTAATAATGGAAGATATTGTGCTCCTGATCCTGAAGAGGATTTCAATCGAGGGTATGATGGAAAAGATGTCGTTGTCCAAAATTTACGACAAGCATGTTTTTATAAAGTGGCTAATGAAAGTGGAAAACCTTGGCTTTGGTGGGATTATGTGACGGATTTTGCTATTCGGTGTCCAATGAGAGAGGAGAAATACAATAAAGAGTGTGCAGAAGATGTAATTGCATCACTTG GTGTTGAtgtgaagaaaataaaagaatgtGTGGGAGATACAGAAGCCGATGTAGAGAATGCAGTGCTCAAGGCCGAACAGGAGGCACAG ATAGGTAAAGGTCCTCGTGGGGACGTCACAATACTGCCAACTCTTATAATAAACAACAGACAGTTCCGGG GTAAGCTCGATAAAGGAACTGTTCTGAAGGCTATCTGTTCAGGGTTCGAGGAGACAACCGAGCCAGTCATTTGCTTAAGAGAAG GAATTGAAACTAATGAGTGCATGGAAAACAATGGTGGATGTTGGATCGACAAATCTACAAATATCACAGCATGCAGG GATACTTTCAGGGGACGAGTATGCCAATGCCCGATTGTGCAGGGGGTAAAGTTTCATGGTGATGGTTATAAACACTGTGAAG CTACCGGAGCTTTACGCTGTGGGCTTCATAATGGAGGCTGTTGGAAAGATAGCCAGCAGGGCGTCACTTATTCTGCTTGCATT gATAAGCATACTAAGGGCTGCAAGTGTCCACCAGGATTCAGGGGGGACGGCGTCAAAATTTGTGAAG ACATAGATGAATGTGAAGAGAAGATGGCTTGTCAGTGTCCCGAGTGCAGGTGCAAGAATACATGGGGTAGTTATGAATGTCGATGTGGTGGCAATTTACTCTACATTAGAGAACATGACTTATGTATAA GTAAAGATGCAAAGCCAGGAGTAGGATGGGGATTTGTGTGGCTTATCATTCTTGGTTTGGCAGTTGCTGGAGGTGTAGGATATGCATTCTACAAATACAGAATCCGG ACGTATATGGATTCTGAGATCAGGGCCATCATGGCACAGTACATGCCGTTGGACAATCAAGCTGAACTTTCATCTAATGCATCGCATGGGAACGTATAA
- the LOC122609480 gene encoding protein NRT1/ PTR FAMILY 5.9-like, with protein MLLLMFNPYGVKWLVVIILVLLALGTSGDQLLQEVLIDLVNNDIDKSQDNETKERSIARATIWSRIAKVAAAICTILWVAPGNAVGGVHSSWGSSFLICIVTMTICLIIFCIGHSSYHQGQLTETPVGVFFRVLHMRIKKLLERHFLARHINDSSRLDGSLHNLGKENKGGDEGIMGKRSPLPTVDSKGQEANGCSCSYNDQDDIVVVKSLLRMFPMWGMFLVVSLISATGSTFFLQQYNNLNTNNQVAVQIYDLIKDVSSFAIPFLYCWICGLRKNNEKVKIGIGMLCGIVSCVFAWQLEVQRLKKVSNLDDKDANTSLSFLWLVPQFCVLGGMEGLTWEGLLNFYKSQMKEETLQSYGEEYSEFVMCFGKFLNIILIIILKSQPAGWFGDTINDSRLDKYYLLLVSFCLANFIIYCLIARYYYKDPEGHQDSVNDDLNPGASSVNYFYDFLECLQNC; from the coding sequence ATGCTGTTGTTGATGTTCAATCCATACGGTGTGAAATGGCTTGTTGTGATCATACTGGTACTGTTAGCTCTTGGAACCTCAGGAGACCAACTTTTACAAGAAGTACTTATAGACCTGGTGAATAATGACATTGATAAGTCACAAGATAATGAGACTAAAGAACGATCTATTGCACGTGCAACAATCTGGTCACGTATAGCAAAAGTTGCTGCTGCCATTTGCACAATACTGTGGGTAGCCCCTGGCAATGCTGTTGGGGGGGTTCATTCATCGTGGGGAAGTTCATTCTTGATTTGCATAGTCACTATGACAATATGCTTGATAATTTTTTGCATTGGCCATAGTAGTTATCATCAGGGGCAGTTGACTGAAACACCCGTTGGTGTCTTCTTTCGGGTGTTACATATGCGTATTAAGAAGCTACTCGAGCGACACTTTTTGGCTAGGCATATCAACGATTCTTCGAGACTAGATGGATCCCTGCATAACCTGGGGAAAGAGAATAAAGGAGGTGATGAAGGGATTATGGGGAAAAGATCACCACTGCCTACTGTAGATTCTAAAGGGCAAGAAGCCAATGGTTGTAGTTGCTCTTATAATGATCAAGATGACATAGTAGTCGTGAAAAGCCTTTTAAGAATGTTTCCCATGTGGGGGATGTTTTTGGTGGTTTCCCTAATATCAGCAACTGGGAGCACCTTCTTTCTTCAGCAATACAACAACCTCAATACTAACAACCAAGTAGCAGTACAGATCTACGACTTGATTAAAGATGTCTCGAGTTTTGCTATCCCATTTTTGTATTGCTGGATTTGTGGTTTACGTAAGAATAATGAAAAGGTCAAAATTGGCATCGGAATGCTTTGTGGAATAGTAAGTTGTGTTTTTGCTTGGCAACTAGAGGTTCAAAGGCTAAAAAAAGTGAGCAATCTGGATGATAAGGATGCAAATACTTCCTTAAGTTTTCTTTGGTTGGTGCCTCAGTTCTGTGTGCTTGGGGGCATGGAAGGACTTACTTGGGAAGGATTGTTAAACTTCTACAAGTCACAAATGAAAGAAGAGACATTACAGAGTTACGGGGAGGAATATAGTGAATTCGTGATGTGCTTTGGAAAGTTCCTTAACATTATCCTTATCATAATTCTTAAGAGCCAACCGGCGGGGTGGTTTGGGGACACAATCAATGACAGTCGCCTAGATAAGTATTATCTGCTTTTGGTATCTTTTTGCTTAGCAAACTTCATCATCTATTGTCTGATTGCAAGGTATTACTACAAGGATCCTGAAGGACATCAAGACTCGGTGAACGATGATTTGAATCCAGGGGCGTCATCagttaactatttttatgaCTTTCTTGAATGCCTGCAAAACTGTTAG